A stretch of the Fusarium musae strain F31 chromosome 2, whole genome shotgun sequence genome encodes the following:
- a CDS encoding hypothetical protein (EggNog:ENOG41) produces MADLRQACDRCHICTRCVKAGVTCLFSPPTRSLRHPDNVAFNWSMLGLDEPTVDPVPSFDLDPLITTPPVSEDTDPPPPPPAKVTEISQLTDLMAGLDRLQTNFPTSQMDHLSARELTDFMKICKFDLGSFLEDLLQRSQKLLHLYPEVLKRLEPEDISCDAPDCIHNAQKQFSVSKSRVPIDQSLIHLIMACHLRLLDIFDMITNHGRMCAHAVPLLPREQEPKFDMPEIKIGSFVAPKMSAASMMIAMVIELQHSLSSRAEQLENAVSLAVGNESKAAKIISLQCELLKERASDTLDGLCSLRDNLMKLGVIR; encoded by the exons ATGGCAGATCTCCGACAAGCGTGTGATCGATGTCACa TCTGTACTCGCTGTGTCAAAGCTGGAGTCACCTGTCTCTTCAGTCCTCCAACTCGGTCTCTGCGCCATCCTGACAATGTTGCCTTCAACTGGTCTATGCTTGGCCTGGACGAGCCTACAGTCGATCCAGTTCCTAGCTTTGACCTAGATCCACTTATCACAACGCCGCCTGTTAGCGAAGATAcagatcctcctccacctccaccagcTAAAGTCACTGAGATATCTCAGTTGACAGATCTCATGGCTGGGCTGGATCGGCTACAGACAAACTTTCCAACCTCGCAAATGGATCATTTATCTGCAAGGGAACTCACCGACTTCATGAAGATATGCAAGTTTGATCTTGGATCGTTCCTTGAAGATCTGCTACAGCGTTCACAAAAGCTACTTCACTTATATCCTGAAGTCCTCAAGCGACTTGAACCCGAGGATATCAGCTGCGATGCGCCGGACTGCATACATAACGCACAAAAGCAATTTTCGGTTTCAAAATCCAGAGTTCCTATCGACCAGTCTCTTATTCACCTCATCATGGCCTGTCATCTTCGTCTACTAGACATCTTTGACATGATCACTAACCATGGGCGTATGTGTGCTCATGCTGTACCGCTGTTACCCAGAGAACAGGAACCCAAGTTCGATATGcccgagatcaagatcgGCTCTTTCGTTGCCCCGAAAATGTCTGCAGCTTCAATGATGATCGCAATGGTGATTGAGCTCCAGCATTCCCTGAGCTCAAGGGCAGAGCAACTGGAAAATGCGGTCTCATTAGCTGTAGGCAATGAGTCAAAAGCAGCAAAGATCATCAGTCTTCAATGCGAGTTATTGAAAGAACGAGCTTCGGACACTCTTGATGGACTTTGTTCTCTTCGAGATAACCTCATGAAACTTGGTGTCATCAGATGA